The following are encoded in a window of Sander vitreus isolate 19-12246 unplaced genomic scaffold, sanVit1 ctg154_0, whole genome shotgun sequence genomic DNA:
- the LOC144513255 gene encoding uncharacterized protein LOC144513255 yields the protein MHVMGSVSPADDREVESVAVLCPPSGVSTPPPPPPPPPPPIPPPPPPPLLPGLGNPVGGLTRKKSVRSFFWKTIPEDKVKGRANLWTQGQVQQHQIDVQTIEELFSTNDHQSKAKAMPTSGEKPRSSYGEPKEEVTILDSKRGMNIGIFLRKFKRSNQTIVDDIHHGNGEPYGAEPLRDLLKMMPEKKEVEKLKAYQGDVSKLSLADSFVYLLIQLPSYSVRIESMLLKKEFPGACEVMKQNIKILRSATKELMCCEELHAVLHLVLQAGNLLNSGGYAGNAVGFKLSSLLTLADTKANKPGMNLLHFVALEAQKKDPKLLEFPLKLKHVLPAARISLETLDTDLQCQTSRTRSVEEKVQRDTELLQQLDSFLQSAASTLSVLRVSRQQLKQEGSELMDFFCEDRDTFRLDDCFSIFNIFCFKFTHAVKENMEREVKEAARRRRIQELEEQKRHSWAAAVSEEVGGAFGLRHSSEMNMTAAASRHNDATLLAELLSPKSRMRRSRNSPFSSELIAADRERHKPDAKEAETAFLSASPERRSPGFPETVPTCSFPQNKQPQAGQMSPPKTHFSEQNANRTTATYLSDDATQNGVNTFNPTSKVTVNSTSDSNQQSDHNNNDGEGRLGTLSGNLSGSKGRTNQADQDLSERIEHNASTTTGAMSVVLEKHTLVPELKAFDVVAGRNAIHRRGSHRDDVVIADLEEERADTKVQKNTEKSERRSSSSEEDEGTEENVVVWCVTGVCEADGEHTHADDTHAQTEQDQRRSNNQAGNQQASSAPANRTPSEPQPANEKPVSVPISSQPVPVSRCDDPSRPASSPMWRPAEPSSANDAPALTANQREEADDRSRNETAPCLTTNENTEAVSCTSEKEESSSKTSNHTAKTRNAGMKLAADANECKSVRTLTNSEYQDMRRVVPISRPSRGAPFLGRRPEKPPGLQRAAAAAVSNPSASVRRAQRPSTAPSSRRSSFTKDLTDPKVSAREQDQQDLQRKLSIRKPLVKPRPPPEEKMCRSTLRALSQSGGSGSRTGSAIPIPLQKANSSSSLQGFARSTASSFFRQTHTTLPPRPLSPHPGSDSSSPRVTSSPLTRTASLRVPAASRSADLLNLSSSSSSLTGTQSVRASPRRVPPVLPKGHGRDDGSGVFSDKSARPSWR from the exons ATGCACGTGATGGGCAGCGTCTCCCCAGCCGATGACAGGGAGGTGGAGAGCGTGGCCGTGCTTTGTCCTCCGTCAGGAGTTTCaaccccacctcctcctccccctcctcctcccccccctatccctcctcctccaccacccccCCTGCTTCCAGGGCTGGGAAACCCTGTAGGAGGCCTGACGAGAAAGAAGAGCGTGAGGAGTTTCTTTTGGAAAACGATACCAGAGGATAAG gTGAAGGGGCGTGCCAACTTGTGGACTCAGGGCCAAGTGCAGCAGCACCAGATCGACGTCCAGACCATCGAGGAGCTGTTCAGTACGAACGACCATCAATCTAAAGCCAAGGCCATGCCCACCAGTGGAGAGAAGCCCAGGAGCTCGTATGGAGAGCCCaaagaggag gtaaCCATTCTTGACTCTAAGCGAGGGATGAACATTGGGATTTTCCTCAGAAAGTTCAAGAG GTCCAATCAGACGATAGTAGACGATATTCACCATGGCAATGGTGAGCCTTATGGGGCGGAGCCTCTGAGAGACCTGCTGAAGATGATGCCCGAGAAAAAagag GTGGAGAAGCTGAAGGCGTACCAAGGAGACGTCTCTAAGCTCTCATTGGCTGATTCCTTCGTCTACCTGCTGATTCAGCTCCCCAG ttACTCAGTCCGTATTGAGTCCATGCTGTTAAAGAAAGAGTTTCCCGGAGCGTGCGAGGTcatgaaacaaaacattaagaTCCTTCGCTCCGCCACCAAAG AGTTGATGTGTTGTGAGGAACTCCACGCTGTTCTCCACCTGGTGCTGCAGGCCGGAAACCTCCTCAACTCT ggaGGTTATGCAGGAAATGCAGTGGGTTTCAAACTGTCGTCTCTTCTTACTCTGGCTGACACCAAGGCCAACAAACCGGGCATGAACCTGCTGCACTTTGTCGCTCTG gaAGCTCAGAAAAAGGACCCAAAGCTCCTGGAGTTTCCGCTGAAGTTGAAGCACGTCCTGCCTGCAGCGAG GATCTCCTTGGAGACGCTGGACACTGATCTGCAGTGTCAGACGTCTCGCACGCGCTCAGTAGAGGAGAAAGTCCAGAGAgacacggagctgctgcagcagctggacaGCTTcctgcag TCGGCCGCCTCGACTCTGAGCGTACTGCGCGTCAGCCGGCAGCAGCTGAAGCAGGAAGGCAGCGAGCTGATGGACTTCTTCTGTGAAGACCGAGACACGTTCAGACTGGACGACTGCTTCAGCATCTTCAACATCTTCTGCTTCAAGTTCACTCATGCTGTCAAG GAGAACATGGAGAGGGAGGTGAAGGAGGCGGCCCGACGCAGGCGAATACAGGAGCTGGAGGAGCAGAAGAGACACTCGTGGGCCGCAGCCGTCAGCGAGGAG GTCGGCGGAGCGTTCGGGCTGCGCCACAGCAGCGAGATGAACATGACGGCCGCCGCGTCACGACACAACGACGCCACGCTGCTGGCGGAGCTCCTGAGCCCTAAAAGCCGCATGCGACGCTCCCGAAACTCTCCATTTAGCTCGGAATTAATCGCTGCTGACCGCGAACGTCATAAACCGGATGCAAAAGAGGCTGAAACAGCTTTTCTATCAGCCTCACCTGAACGAAGAAGTCCAGGATTCCCGGAAACGGTCCCAACATGCAGCTTCCCCCAAAACAAGCAGCCTCAGGCAGGCCAGATGTCGCCTCCCAAGACTCATTTTAGCGAACAAAACGCAAACCGTACAACCGCCACTTACCTCAGCGACGATGCTACCCAGAATGGAGTGAACACCTTCAATCCCACAAGTAAAGTTACAGtgaactctacctctgattcgAACCAGCAGTCCGACCACAACAACAACGACGGCGAGGGGCGACTGGGAACGCTTTCGGGAAATCTGTCTGGTTCGAAAGGGAGAACGAACCAAGCCGATCAGGACTTGAGCGAACGGATCGAACACAACGCTTCTACGACTACAGGCGCCATGTCTGTGGTTTTAGAGAAACACACGTTGGTGCCTGAGCTGAAAGCCTTCGATGTAGTCGCCGGCCGCAACGCCATTCACCGCCGTGGGTCTCACCGTGACGACGTGGTGATCGCAGATTTGGAAGAAGAGCGAGCGGACACGAAGGTGCAGAAGAACACGGAAAAATCTGAGCGGAGAAGCTCTTCCAGCGAGGAAGACGAGGGAACGGAGGAAAATGTGGTTGTTTGGTGCGTGACGGGTGTGTGCGAGGCGGACGGCGAGCACACACACGCTgacgacacacacgcacaaactgAGCAGGATCAGCGTAGGAGCAACAATCAGGCAGGAAACCAGCAAGCGTCTTCTGCCCCGGCCAATCGCACGCCTTCAGAACCTCAGCCGGCCAATGAGAAGCCAGTGTCTGTGCCCATCAGCAGCCAACCGGTGCCTGTGTCCCGCTGCGACGACCCGTCGCGTCCTGCCTCGTCCCCCATGTGGCGCCCGGCGGAGCCTTCGTCAGCCAATGACGCGCCAGCTCTCACAGCCAATCAACGGGAGGAAGCAGACGACAGAAGCAGAAACGAGACTGCTCCCTGTCTCACGACCAATGAGAACACAGAAGCAGTTTCTTGCACCAGTGAAAAGGAAGAATCATCGTCCAAAACATCCAATCATACCGCTAAAACTCGAAACGCTGGGATGAAACTCGCCGCCGACGCTAACGAATGCAAGTCTGTCCGAACCCTCACCAACTCCGAGTACCAGGACATGAGGCGGGTCGTGCCCATCTCCAGACCCAGCCGAGGTGCTCCGTTTCTGGGCAGACGTCCCGAGAAACCTCCTGGCCTCCAGCGCGCTGCAGCAGCTGCCGTCTCCAACCCAAG CGCGTCCGTCAGGCGAGCACAGAGGCCGTCAACCGCTCCTTCGTCTCGCCGCTCCAGCTTCACCAAGGATTTAACGGACCCGAAGGTTTCTGCCCGAGAGCAGGACCAGCAGGACTTGCAGAGGAAACTGTCCATCAGAAAACCGTTAGTGAAACCCAGACCGCCTCCGGAGGAGAAGATGTGTCGCTCCACGCTGCGGGCGCTCTCTCAAAGCGGAGGAAGTGGCAGCAGGACCGGCAGTGCTATTCCTATTCCGTTACAAAAAGCCAATTCATCTTCCTCGCTTCAAGGTTTCGCCCGAAGCACTGCCTCTTCCTTTTTCAGACAAACGCACACCACCCTTCCTCCTCGTCCCCTGTCGCCCCACCCCGGCTCAGACTCCTCCTCGCCGCGCGTCACGTCCTCGCCTCTCACCCGGACGGCCTCGCTGAGAGTCCCCGCAGCCTCCCGATCCGCAGACCTCCTCAACctgtcctcctcttcttcctcgcTGACGGGGACTCAGAGCGTCAGGGCGAGTCCTCGCCGCGTCCCGCCGGTCCTCCCTAAAGGCCACGGGCGGGACGACGGCAGCGGCGTCTTCTCTGACAAGTCGGCCAGGCCGAGCTGGAGATAG